A genomic region of Sphingobacteriales bacterium contains the following coding sequences:
- a CDS encoding aminotransferase class I/II-fold pyridoxal phosphate-dependent enzyme, translating into MDLFKKIQHQKSPLGKYSHYMQEYYFFPKLEGELGARMLFQGKERIVWSLNNYLGLANHPEVRRIDAEAAERWGLAYPMGARMMSGNSDLHNRLEAELSQFVGKEDTILLNYGYQGIMSAIDALLDRHDVVVYDAECHACIIDGVRLHQGKRFAYVHNDIENCKKQLERATALVKENGNGAILLITEGVFGMGGDQGKLREIAALKKTYNFRLMVDDAHGFGTLGATGAGAGEEQGVQNDIDLYFSTFAKSMASIGAFMSGDKKIIDHLRYTNRSQIFAKSLPMPYVEGNLKRLELLRNNPQLKEKLWQNVDSLQNGLRTRGFDLGTTNSCVTPVYMHGEVPEAVKLVYDLRENYNIFCSVVVYPVIPRGQILLRVIPTAAHSEQDIQETLQAFTEVADKLKNGMYRAESEHFVNALK; encoded by the coding sequence ATGGATTTATTTAAAAAAATACAACATCAAAAAAGCCCTTTGGGCAAATACTCTCATTATATGCAAGAGTATTATTTTTTTCCTAAATTAGAAGGAGAATTAGGAGCGCGCATGCTTTTTCAGGGCAAAGAGCGCATTGTGTGGAGTTTGAACAATTATTTAGGATTGGCAAACCACCCCGAAGTGCGCCGCATAGATGCCGAAGCCGCCGAACGCTGGGGTTTGGCATATCCGATGGGGGCGCGTATGATGTCGGGCAACTCCGACCTGCACAACCGTCTAGAAGCCGAACTATCGCAGTTTGTTGGCAAAGAAGATACTATTCTGCTCAACTACGGCTATCAGGGCATTATGTCGGCGATAGATGCTCTGCTAGACCGCCACGATGTAGTGGTATATGATGCTGAATGTCACGCCTGCATCATTGATGGCGTGCGCTTGCATCAAGGAAAACGCTTCGCTTATGTACACAACGATATTGAAAATTGCAAAAAGCAGTTGGAGCGTGCTACAGCCTTGGTAAAAGAAAACGGCAACGGAGCTATTTTGCTCATCACCGAAGGGGTATTCGGTATGGGTGGTGATCAGGGAAAATTGCGCGAAATTGCAGCCCTCAAAAAAACATACAATTTCCGTTTGATGGTGGACGATGCACACGGCTTCGGCACACTCGGGGCTACCGGCGCAGGCGCAGGCGAAGAGCAAGGCGTACAAAACGACATTGATTTGTATTTTTCCACATTTGCAAAATCTATGGCGAGTATCGGAGCTTTTATGTCGGGGGATAAAAAAATTATAGACCACCTGCGCTACACCAACCGCTCGCAAATATTTGCCAAATCGCTGCCGATGCCTTATGTAGAAGGCAATCTAAAACGCTTGGAACTCCTCCGCAACAACCCTCAACTGAAAGAAAAGCTATGGCAAAATGTTGATTCTTTGCAAAACGGCTTACGCACACGCGGCTTCGATTTGGGTACAACCAATTCTTGTGTTACGCCTGTATACATGCATGGCGAAGTACCCGAAGCCGTAAAGTTAGTGTATGACTTGCGCGAAAATTACAATATTTTTTGCTCGGTGGTGGTATATCCGGTCATTCCGCGCGGACAGATTTTGTTGCGTGTTATACCCACTGCTGCCCATAGTGAGCAAGACATACAAGAAACCCTCCAAGCATTTACCGAAGTAGCCGATAAACTCAAAAACGGAATGTATCGCGCCGAAAGTGAG
- a CDS encoding DUF5606 domain-containing protein, translating to MNFSKIIAVTGQSGLFELKGTRKDGLVLRSLEDNKTTFVPQRLNSFSALESVAIYTQDGGTVPLRQVMRQISELSLVLPASNASPAELRDFMIMALPDHDREKVYTSDIKKLIKWYNSVQKHQIDLSDPEPEAIDTTEITEEESK from the coding sequence ATGAATTTTTCAAAAATCATCGCTGTTACAGGGCAATCAGGTCTGTTTGAATTAAAAGGAACGCGCAAAGACGGTTTGGTATTGCGCTCTTTGGAAGATAATAAAACTACGTTTGTCCCTCAACGCTTAAATAGTTTTTCTGCTTTAGAAAGTGTAGCTATCTATACACAAGATGGCGGCACTGTGCCTTTGCGTCAGGTGATGCGCCAAATTTCGGAGTTGTCGCTCGTGCTGCCTGCCTCCAACGCCAGCCCTGCCGAGTTGCGCGACTTTATGATTATGGCACTACCCGACCACGACAGAGAGAAAGTTTACACAAGCGATATTAAAAAATTGATAAAATGGTACAATAGCGTTCAAAAACATCAAATAGATTTGAGCGACCCTGAGCCGGAAGCTATTGATACAACCGAAATAACAGAAGAAGAATCTAAATAA
- the glmS gene encoding glutamine--fructose-6-phosphate transaminase (isomerizing): MCGIVGYIGYRQAAPILIKGLQRLEYRGYDSAGIALLNGSLEVYKRKGKVDDLITALKGKDLHSTVGIGHTRWATHGPPNDINAHPHHSGNQRITLVHNGIIENYASLKKELIKRGHTFESDTDTEVLVHLIEEVQKIEEVDLPEAVRLALRSVVGAYAIVIISNDTPNQIIAARKSSPLVIGLGENEYFIASDATPIVEYTKNVVYLNDEEIAVVDRQQGLTVRTISNNIIRPHIQELEMQLEQLEKGGFDHFMLKEIYEQPTSVRDSMRGRLNVQEGTTTLGGIKDYQQKLFNADRIIIVACGTSWHAGLVGEYLFEELARIPVEVEYASEFRYRDPILREKDVVIAISQSGETADTLAAIQLAKSKGATVFGICNVVGSSIARLTDAGAYTHAGPEIGVASTKAFTAQLTLLTLMALTIAKQNGTISHSRFQLLLQELDRIPELISETLHCDRQVRFIAEEFKDARNFLYLGRGYNFPVALEGALKLKEISYIHAEGYPAAEMKHGPIALIDEEMPVLVLATNESAYEKIVSNIQEVKARKGRVIVVTNRKNDTVLEELAEFVIEIPETEDPLMPILTCIPLQLLAYHIALLRGCNVDQPRNLAKSVTVE, translated from the coding sequence ATGTGTGGAATTGTGGGTTACATTGGTTATCGTCAAGCTGCCCCTATTTTAATAAAAGGCTTGCAACGTTTAGAATATCGCGGCTACGACAGTGCCGGTATTGCCTTGCTCAATGGCAGTTTGGAAGTGTATAAACGAAAGGGGAAAGTAGATGATTTAATAACTGCGCTGAAAGGCAAAGACTTACACAGCACCGTGGGCATTGGACACACACGCTGGGCTACCCACGGGCCTCCCAACGACATCAACGCACACCCGCATCATTCAGGCAACCAGAGAATTACTTTGGTACACAACGGCATCATTGAAAATTATGCTTCGCTCAAAAAAGAACTGATAAAACGCGGGCATACCTTTGAATCAGATACTGACACAGAAGTATTGGTGCATTTGATTGAAGAAGTACAAAAAATTGAAGAAGTAGATCTGCCCGAAGCCGTTCGTTTAGCTTTGCGTAGTGTGGTAGGAGCGTATGCGATAGTAATTATTTCCAACGACACCCCTAATCAGATTATAGCGGCACGCAAAAGCAGCCCTTTGGTAATTGGTTTAGGGGAAAACGAATATTTCATCGCCTCCGATGCTACGCCTATCGTAGAATACACTAAAAATGTCGTATATCTGAACGATGAAGAAATCGCCGTTGTTGACCGCCAACAGGGGCTTACGGTACGCACTATTTCCAACAATATTATCCGCCCGCATATTCAAGAGTTGGAGATGCAGTTGGAGCAATTGGAAAAAGGCGGCTTTGATCATTTTATGCTCAAAGAAATTTATGAACAGCCCACCTCCGTGCGCGACAGTATGCGCGGCAGATTAAATGTACAAGAAGGAACAACAACATTGGGCGGCATCAAAGATTATCAGCAAAAATTATTCAATGCCGACCGTATTATTATTGTAGCTTGCGGCACATCGTGGCATGCGGGTTTGGTAGGCGAATATTTATTTGAAGAGCTGGCTCGTATTCCGGTAGAAGTGGAATATGCTTCGGAATTTCGCTACCGCGACCCCATTTTACGCGAAAAAGATGTAGTTATTGCCATTTCTCAAAGTGGCGAAACCGCCGACACGCTCGCCGCCATACAATTGGCAAAAAGCAAAGGAGCTACCGTATTCGGCATTTGCAATGTGGTAGGCAGCAGCATTGCCCGCCTCACCGATGCCGGTGCTTACACACACGCCGGTCCCGAAATAGGAGTGGCATCTACGAAAGCATTTACGGCGCAGCTCACCTTGCTCACATTAATGGCACTTACTATTGCCAAGCAAAACGGCACCATATCGCACTCGCGTTTTCAGTTGTTGCTACAAGAATTAGATCGTATTCCCGAACTCATTTCGGAAACACTGCATTGCGACCGACAAGTACGTTTTATTGCCGAAGAATTTAAAGATGCCCGCAATTTTCTGTATTTAGGGCGCGGCTACAATTTTCCGGTGGCACTGGAAGGTGCACTCAAACTGAAAGAAATCTCTTATATCCACGCCGAAGGCTACCCTGCCGCAGAAATGAAACACGGACCTATTGCTTTAATTGATGAAGAAATGCCGGTGTTGGTATTGGCAACGAACGAAAGTGCCTACGAAAAAATCGTGAGCAATATTCAGGAAGTAAAAGCCAGAAAAGGTCGTGTAATTGTAGTTACGAACCGCAAAAATGATACAGTATTGGAGGAATTAGCAGAATTTGTGATAGAAATTCCCGAAACTGAAGATCCTTTAATGCCGATTTTGACCTGTATTCCTTTGCAGTTGCTGGCATATCATATTGCTTTATTGCGCGGCTGCAATGTGGATCAGCCCCGTAATTTGGCAAAGTCGGTGACGGTAGAATAA
- a CDS encoding flippase-like domain-containing protein translates to MINIFRHKGIAWFLKSVVFILVAISLYVQLISKNNLPELWSALQLRLQTASAWQKLAVAMAVAVAGWCLDAWKWRYVVRKIQQVSLWQAILAFFSGAAVSIFTPNRIGDFGGRVLLLHENNRYEGAALTLLGSAAQIIANTTVSSWVLLYFFTYLYPLAPHLHRILAIATLLYTCISLLLYYNYHHWENRVAKLKFLKSYQKYVTLIQHFSFKQLSYILMLSALRLYVSILQYALIVQALGADITLWKAITAVACIFCVQMLLPSMALVDLGVRGKTALFFFGVLIPAAVFNEVAILAAVWLTWLFNVALPAVIGVFVIARIKLYDET, encoded by the coding sequence TTGATAAATATTTTCCGTCATAAAGGTATTGCATGGTTTTTAAAAAGTGTAGTATTTATTTTAGTTGCTATTTCTTTGTATGTACAATTAATTTCAAAAAATAATCTTCCCGAACTGTGGAGCGCACTGCAACTGCGTTTGCAAACAGCGAGTGCGTGGCAAAAATTAGCAGTAGCAATGGCAGTGGCAGTGGCAGGGTGGTGTTTAGATGCTTGGAAATGGCGGTATGTAGTACGAAAGATACAACAAGTATCGTTGTGGCAGGCAATATTGGCATTTTTTAGTGGGGCGGCGGTTTCTATTTTTACACCCAACCGCATAGGCGACTTCGGTGGTCGTGTGCTGCTACTCCACGAAAATAACCGCTACGAGGGTGCAGCCCTCACACTGTTGGGGAGTGCTGCACAAATTATTGCCAATACAACCGTCAGTAGCTGGGTATTATTATATTTTTTTACATATTTATATCCGCTTGCGCCACATCTGCACCGAATATTAGCGATAGCAACATTGCTTTATACTTGCATTTCATTATTATTGTACTACAACTATCATCACTGGGAAAATCGGGTAGCAAAACTAAAATTTTTAAAATCTTATCAAAAATACGTTACATTAATACAACATTTTTCGTTTAAACAATTAAGTTATATATTAATGCTGTCGGCATTGCGTTTATATGTTAGTATTTTGCAATATGCGTTAATTGTGCAGGCATTGGGAGCAGATATAACTCTGTGGAAAGCCATAACAGCGGTGGCTTGTATTTTTTGTGTACAAATGCTATTGCCTTCTATGGCATTGGTAGATTTAGGTGTGCGCGGCAAAACAGCCCTGTTTTTTTTCGGTGTACTGATACCGGCAGCCGTATTCAATGAAGTGGCAATATTGGCGGCAGTATGGCTGACGTGGCTGTTCAATGTGGCTTTACCTGCCGTGATAGGTGTTTTTGTAATAGCACGAATTAAACTTTATGACGAAACTTAA
- the mutY gene encoding A/G-specific adenine glycosylase, giving the protein MRVNDSDEKEQFFSRQLLQWHTRHNDRQMPWKGIKDPYKIWLSEIILQQTRVEQGLPYYEKIIAAYPTVHDLAAAPDDAVMHLWQGLGYYSRARNMLAAARYISDNCGGFFPDNYNAIAQLKGVGSYTAAAIASFAFNLPHAVVDGNVYRVLSRYFGIDIPTDSTAGKKYFSALANRLLPPEQAATYNQAIMDFGATQCTPQHPNCMFCPVGASCSALHQNNIDRYPVKEKKLQKKMRYFCFWVLRQGDTLWIEKRIAADIWKDLYQFPLSEAAATWEAAAIAKHSSFPVADISEIYRQTLTHREIAARFVQVAAADPLQVAQMYPQAQAVSITALKNFAFPKIIVEYCKAQGWID; this is encoded by the coding sequence ATGAGAGTAAATGATTCAGACGAAAAAGAACAGTTTTTTTCGCGGCAACTTTTGCAATGGCATACCCGACACAACGACCGCCAAATGCCTTGGAAAGGAATTAAAGACCCTTATAAAATTTGGCTGTCGGAAATAATTTTGCAACAAACACGTGTAGAACAGGGACTGCCTTATTACGAAAAAATCATCGCTGCCTACCCCACTGTACACGATTTGGCAGCAGCCCCCGATGATGCGGTGATGCACTTATGGCAGGGTTTGGGTTATTATAGTCGTGCTCGCAATATGTTGGCGGCGGCACGCTATATCAGTGACAACTGTGGCGGTTTTTTTCCTGATAATTACAATGCTATTGCCCAACTCAAAGGTGTCGGCTCTTATACCGCTGCCGCTATTGCTTCTTTTGCTTTCAATTTGCCGCATGCCGTTGTCGATGGTAATGTATATCGGGTGCTTTCGCGGTATTTTGGCATTGATATACCCACCGACAGCACGGCGGGCAAAAAATATTTTTCTGCGCTGGCAAACCGCCTCTTGCCACCCGAACAGGCAGCAACATACAATCAGGCAATTATGGATTTTGGAGCTACGCAATGCACACCTCAACATCCGAATTGTATGTTTTGTCCTGTTGGAGCATCTTGCAGTGCCTTGCACCAAAACAACATAGACCGCTATCCGGTGAAGGAAAAAAAACTGCAAAAAAAAATGCGCTATTTTTGTTTTTGGGTATTGCGGCAGGGAGACACACTGTGGATAGAAAAACGCATTGCTGCCGATATTTGGAAAGATTTGTACCAGTTTCCGTTGTCGGAGGCGGCTGCAACTTGGGAGGCTGCCGCTATTGCCAAGCATAGCAGCTTTCCGGTAGCTGATATATCCGAAATTTATCGCCAAACGCTCACCCACCGCGAAATAGCGGCGCGTTTTGTGCAGGTAGCCGCCGCCGACCCTTTGCAAGTGGCACAAATGTACCCACAGGCGCAGGCGGTTTCTATTACAGCATTGAAAAATTTTGCTTTTCCGAAAATTATTGTGGAATATTGTAAGGCGCAGGGCTGGATAGATTAA
- a CDS encoding histidine phosphatase family protein, whose product MRKELYIVRHAQTDFNLQGIVQGSGVDSDINDTGQQQAAEFYEKYKDEGFDAVATSSLKRTAQSVAGFLAAGIPHRQYAHLNEICWGIYEGKAPTADWQAAYESMSVAWRAGNTHIAPPQGESPDSVYQRLATWLLDELPHIEGDKILVCTHGRTLRIFMTLLTNAPLAHMERFGHANLGLYKVIYTPQNCDIVVSNEVQHLKKIIPV is encoded by the coding sequence ATGCGTAAAGAATTATATATCGTGCGCCACGCTCAAACAGATTTTAACTTGCAGGGTATTGTGCAGGGCAGTGGTGTGGACAGCGACATCAATGATACCGGACAACAACAGGCGGCGGAATTTTATGAAAAATATAAAGATGAGGGTTTTGATGCCGTAGCTACTTCTTCGCTCAAACGCACCGCACAGTCGGTGGCGGGTTTTTTGGCAGCTGGTATTCCGCACCGACAGTATGCCCACCTCAACGAAATTTGCTGGGGTATTTATGAGGGCAAAGCTCCTACCGCCGATTGGCAGGCTGCCTACGAAAGTATGTCGGTGGCGTGGCGGGCAGGAAATACCCACATCGCGCCGCCGCAGGGCGAAAGCCCCGACTCCGTGTATCAACGCTTGGCAACGTGGCTGCTCGATGAACTGCCCCACATCGAAGGCGATAAAATTTTGGTGTGTACGCACGGGCGCACGTTGCGTATTTTTATGACGCTGCTGACAAATGCTCCTTTGGCACACATGGAACGTTTCGGGCACGCCAATTTAGGACTTTATAAAGTGATTTATACGCCGCAAAACTGCGATATTGTTGTCAGTAATGAAGTGCAACATTTAAAAAAGATCATTCCCGTATAA
- the mutL gene encoding DNA mismatch repair endonuclease MutL: MPSSDIIKLLPDAIANQIAAGEVVQRPASVVKELLENAIDAGAKKISLLLKDGGKTLIQVIDDGSGMSPTDARMCFERHATSKITAAADLFRLRTMGFRGEALASIAAIAHVELKTRRAEDNIGTLIDMQGSKVKEQSPCQWEKGTSIAVKNLFFNVPARRQFLKADNVELRHCLEEFERVVLAYPDLTFILNHNGTEMYHLRSGNIKQRIIGLFGSNYNERLVPIAEDIDFLHISGFIGKPKFAKKLRGEQFFFVNSRFIKSQYLHGAVMAAYENLLPKEHFPLYCIYIKIDPNKIDVNIHPTKQEIKFEDERVVYTFVHAAVKHALSSHSITPSLDFEQEASLSFGALGKAAQPDAIVGGSPSALPEKTPSSPLFTPNKSTTPQKTSDIGKKSSGKVPIWETLYVPPKSPQSEEKTPESNTATDETAAHTATYLSKSSTATPEKNDETTAIFALSAAPQMPTQLHKRYILSQIKSGFILIDQQAAHERILYEKYLLILEQGTVSIQKLLFPQAVKMSVADTVTLQNMLPQIAALGYEVEYFGGTDFVVHGVPSDIAGGNEQAIFEDLVQQFSQAPDLKLSARNRLAQVIAKHNAIKNGTLLQAAEMKNLIDQLFACEVPYISFNGNATFIQYRLDDIEKEFKKGV, translated from the coding sequence GTGCCTTCATCCGACATTATTAAATTACTACCCGATGCTATTGCCAATCAAATTGCTGCAGGCGAAGTGGTACAACGTCCCGCATCGGTAGTAAAAGAATTGTTGGAAAATGCCATTGATGCCGGAGCAAAAAAAATATCGTTGCTGCTGAAAGACGGCGGCAAAACGCTCATTCAGGTAATAGACGATGGCAGTGGTATGTCGCCCACCGATGCTCGTATGTGCTTTGAGCGGCACGCCACGTCCAAAATTACCGCTGCCGCCGATTTGTTTCGGCTGCGCACGATGGGTTTTCGCGGCGAAGCCTTAGCCTCTATCGCCGCCATAGCGCACGTTGAACTCAAAACACGCCGCGCTGAAGACAATATAGGCACACTGATAGATATGCAAGGCTCTAAAGTAAAAGAGCAAAGCCCCTGCCAGTGGGAAAAAGGAACTTCTATTGCCGTAAAAAATTTGTTTTTCAATGTGCCGGCACGCCGTCAATTTCTCAAAGCCGACAATGTAGAGCTGCGCCATTGTTTAGAAGAGTTTGAGCGGGTGGTATTGGCATATCCCGACCTTACTTTTATCCTCAACCACAATGGCACTGAAATGTATCATCTGCGCAGTGGCAACATCAAACAACGCATTATCGGGTTATTTGGCAGTAACTACAACGAAAGATTAGTACCTATTGCGGAGGATATAGATTTTTTGCACATCAGTGGCTTTATCGGAAAACCCAAATTTGCCAAAAAGTTGCGCGGCGAACAGTTCTTTTTTGTCAATAGTCGCTTCATCAAAAGCCAATATCTGCACGGGGCAGTAATGGCGGCTTACGAAAATTTACTACCCAAAGAGCATTTTCCTTTGTATTGTATTTACATCAAAATAGACCCCAATAAAATTGATGTGAATATACACCCCACCAAGCAAGAAATCAAGTTTGAAGATGAGCGTGTAGTTTATACTTTTGTACATGCCGCCGTTAAGCACGCACTTAGTTCGCACAGCATTACTCCTTCGCTCGATTTTGAGCAGGAAGCCTCTTTGTCATTTGGAGCTTTGGGCAAAGCCGCCCAACCTGATGCTATCGTGGGTGGGTCGCCGTCGGCATTACCCGAAAAAACACCATCATCTCCTTTATTTACGCCCAACAAAAGCACCACACCCCAAAAAACTTCGGACATCGGCAAAAAAAGCAGCGGCAAAGTTCCCATTTGGGAAACGCTATATGTGCCACCGAAATCGCCACAATCCGAAGAAAAAACGCCGGAATCAAACACTGCTACAGACGAAACTGCTGCCCATACTGCCACTTATTTATCTAAAAGCAGCACGGCAACACCCGAAAAAAACGACGAAACTACGGCTATTTTTGCGTTGTCTGCCGCACCCCAAATGCCGACTCAACTACACAAACGATATATATTATCCCAAATCAAATCCGGTTTTATTCTCATTGACCAACAAGCGGCACACGAGCGCATTTTATACGAAAAATATCTCCTTATTTTAGAACAAGGCACGGTAAGTATTCAAAAATTATTGTTTCCGCAAGCCGTGAAAATGTCGGTGGCAGATACGGTTACACTCCAAAATATGCTACCGCAAATAGCCGCTTTGGGCTACGAAGTAGAGTATTTCGGCGGCACTGATTTTGTGGTACACGGCGTGCCTTCGGATATTGCGGGCGGCAATGAGCAAGCGATTTTTGAGGATTTGGTGCAGCAATTCAGTCAAGCACCCGACCTCAAGCTCTCGGCTCGCAACCGCTTGGCACAGGTAATAGCCAAGCACAACGCCATCAAAAACGGCACTCTACTGCAAGCCGCCGAAATGAAAAACCTCATTGACCAGCTTTTCGCCTGCGAAGTACCCTACATTTCTTTCAACGGCAACGCTACTTTTATTCAGTATCGTTTAGATGATATTGAAAAGGAATTTAAAAAAGGTGTATAA
- a CDS encoding DUF4294 domain-containing protein produces MTTSIKKIFYCFALLCALCAIVPAYVQAQTTDEDEELTLSEMLKRDKSRAGKVGADSIPSFLLSEVVITEDAINTAEERALYQKMRRNVMKVYPYATKINALMKQIEDTTATMDKKRKRNQYVNKLEKELKGKFRDELKNLTVSQGKVLIDLVERDSDRTFESILKDYKSGVSVWFYEVIGKRYGYKFDTPYNPDENRMLERVLRDLKDEKLI; encoded by the coding sequence ATGACGACCTCCATAAAAAAAATATTTTATTGCTTCGCGCTCTTGTGTGCTTTGTGTGCAATTGTTCCGGCTTATGTGCAGGCACAAACGACCGATGAAGACGAAGAACTCACTTTGTCCGAAATGCTCAAACGCGACAAGTCGCGTGCCGGAAAAGTGGGCGCAGATTCCATTCCGAGTTTTTTGCTCTCAGAAGTAGTAATCACCGAAGATGCCATCAATACCGCCGAAGAACGCGCTTTGTACCAAAAAATGCGCCGCAATGTGATGAAAGTATATCCTTATGCCACAAAAATAAATGCGTTGATGAAACAAATTGAAGATACTACGGCTACAATGGACAAAAAACGCAAGCGCAATCAGTATGTAAATAAATTAGAAAAAGAATTGAAAGGTAAATTCAGAGATGAACTAAAAAACTTAACGGTCAGCCAGGGCAAGGTACTGATAGACTTGGTAGAGCGCGACAGCGACCGTACTTTTGAAAGTATCTTAAAAGATTATAAAAGCGGTGTTTCGGTTTGGTTTTACGAAGTAATCGGCAAACGCTACGGCTACAAATTTGACACACCTTATAATCCCGACGAAAATCGCATGCTGGAGCGCGTATTGCGAGATTTAAAAGACGAAAAGTTGATATAA
- the ruvC gene encoding crossover junction endodeoxyribonuclease RuvC: MDKDTKDVIIIGIDPGTQILGYSVICSQPKQMARVLEVGILRLEKYEDAHVKLKVIFEKMRSLIRSYRPHEMAIEAPFYGKNVQSMLKLGRAQGVAIACGMLHDMQVTEYSPKSVKQAISGNGNASKEQVAAMVQHILKLKEMPDDFNATDALGVALCHLLKRNSVFGAAKSGYSGWEAFVRNNPDKVK; the protein is encoded by the coding sequence TTGGACAAAGATACAAAAGACGTAATAATAATCGGTATAGATCCGGGTACACAAATTTTGGGTTATTCGGTCATTTGCAGCCAACCCAAACAAATGGCGAGAGTGCTGGAAGTGGGTATTTTGCGCTTGGAAAAATACGAAGATGCTCATGTGAAATTAAAGGTGATTTTTGAGAAAATGCGCAGCCTGATTCGCTCCTATCGCCCACACGAAATGGCGATAGAAGCTCCTTTTTATGGAAAAAATGTACAATCTATGCTCAAACTCGGCAGGGCGCAGGGCGTAGCTATTGCCTGTGGTATGCTCCACGATATGCAAGTAACGGAATATTCGCCGAAGTCGGTGAAACAAGCTATCAGCGGAAACGGCAATGCCTCCAAAGAGCAGGTGGCAGCGATGGTGCAGCATATTTTAAAACTCAAAGAAATGCCCGATGATTTTAACGCCACCGATGCTTTGGGCGTGGCTTTGTGTCATTTGTTGAAAAGAAACAGCGTTTTCGGCGCAGCCAAAAGCGGCTATTCGGGGTGGGAGGCTTTTGTGCGTAATAATCCCGATAAAGTGAAATAA
- a CDS encoding DUF3108 domain-containing protein, whose amino-acid sequence MKLFSDLTALFLVAFVAASLLFSQQCLGYGGNTNFDSYAAEQAPDSYECDIEGLAFQEGEYLEYKIYYNWKAVWIPAGTAKFKTNSTNLWGREVFHLKTEGKSLSSYDWFFKVRDKYETYVDKETMKPLKFVRDVYEGGYTIKQQFTFDHNSQKVNIDFWYRKDKLQEKDKKVTVTPCVQDIVSALYYTRCIDFSSYKVGETAPVDLFVDGEMYPVYVRYKGKGEIKTDLGTFKCIKISPMLIEGDVFKGGESMTIWATDDENRIPVYIESPISVGSVRGYITKYEGLRHRLSAKK is encoded by the coding sequence ATGAAACTCTTCAGCGATTTAACAGCTTTATTTTTGGTTGCTTTTGTGGCTGCGTCTTTGCTGTTTTCGCAACAATGTCTGGGCTATGGTGGCAACACCAACTTTGACAGTTATGCAGCAGAACAAGCCCCCGACAGTTACGAATGTGATATTGAAGGATTAGCATTTCAGGAAGGCGAATATTTGGAATATAAAATATATTACAACTGGAAAGCCGTATGGATTCCAGCAGGTACTGCCAAATTCAAAACCAACAGCACCAACCTGTGGGGCAGAGAAGTATTTCATCTAAAAACCGAAGGAAAATCTCTTTCGTCATACGATTGGTTTTTCAAAGTAAGGGATAAATACGAAACTTATGTGGACAAAGAAACCATGAAACCTTTAAAATTCGTGCGCGATGTATATGAAGGCGGCTACACCATCAAGCAGCAATTTACTTTTGACCACAATTCTCAAAAAGTGAATATTGATTTTTGGTACAGAAAAGACAAATTACAAGAAAAAGATAAAAAAGTTACCGTTACGCCCTGCGTACAAGACATTGTATCAGCATTGTATTATACTCGCTGCATTGATTTTTCATCTTATAAAGTAGGCGAAACTGCACCCGTAGATTTATTTGTTGATGGAGAAATGTATCCGGTGTATGTGCGTTACAAAGGCAAAGGCGAAATAAAAACAGATTTGGGTACTTTTAAATGTATAAAAATAAGCCCGATGCTCATTGAGGGCGATGTGTTCAAAGGGGGCGAAAGCATGACGATATGGGCAACCGATGACGAAAACCGTATTCCGGTGTATATAGAAAGTCCTATTTCGGTGGGTTCAGTACGAGGCTACATCACCAAATACGAAGGTTTGCGCCACCGCCTGTCGGCTAAAAAATAA